A region from the Halomarina litorea genome encodes:
- a CDS encoding phage minor head protein produces MHDHDHEHRHHLTAEAQDVTRTTTLHRREFRPALLSRLRALKGQIASRVGYEQDALNLGENDGRLIGWLFAAAATDPYDFRSDAQKVDEFIEWLQARIDEGLLEELTREQVRNGEHFTASYVRSAYDRGLDGAATRLRQAGYDVDEAMLQSAFNAPIHAETLQTIYTRAYDNLEDITQDMATGIRRELTTALEEGINPKEAARRINGVVDDVGIKRARTLSRTEISNAYNTASARRYQRTGVERVRVVTSGPCPICESLADQGPYSVEEAATLIPGRTHPNCVCSIAPVPSAELRARLGHLLRRYRLRARQATAE; encoded by the coding sequence ATGCACGACCATGACCACGAGCACCGCCACCACCTCACGGCCGAGGCGCAAGACGTCACTCGGACGACTACATTACATAGACGAGAGTTCCGCCCAGCGCTTCTCTCACGACTTCGCGCACTAAAGGGGCAAATCGCCTCGCGCGTCGGTTACGAACAGGACGCCCTCAACCTCGGCGAAAACGACGGGCGACTCATCGGATGGCTCTTCGCGGCAGCGGCGACCGACCCCTACGACTTCCGATCGGACGCGCAGAAGGTCGACGAGTTCATCGAGTGGCTGCAGGCACGCATCGACGAGGGTCTCCTCGAGGAACTCACTCGCGAGCAAGTCCGCAACGGCGAGCACTTCACGGCGAGCTACGTCCGGTCGGCGTACGACCGCGGACTCGACGGCGCGGCAACCCGTCTTCGGCAGGCAGGCTACGACGTCGACGAGGCGATGCTACAGTCGGCGTTCAACGCCCCCATCCACGCGGAGACGCTCCAGACGATCTACACGCGAGCGTACGACAACCTCGAAGACATCACGCAGGACATGGCGACGGGCATCCGTCGCGAGCTGACGACCGCCCTCGAGGAGGGTATCAACCCGAAAGAAGCCGCCCGGCGGATCAACGGCGTCGTCGACGATGTCGGCATCAAGCGGGCACGGACGCTCTCCCGCACGGAGATCTCCAATGCCTACAACACCGCCAGTGCTCGCCGTTATCAGCGGACCGGTGTCGAGCGAGTCCGCGTCGTCACGTCGGGACCGTGCCCAATCTGCGAGTCGCTCGCCGACCAGGGACCCTACAGCGTCGAGGAGGCGGCGACGCTGATTCCTGGCCGCACCCACCCGAACTGCGTGTGCTCAATCGCGCCGGTCCCATCGGCCGAGTTACGAGCGCGGCTCGGGCATCTGCTCCGGCGATATCGGCTGCGTGCCCGGCAGGCGACGGCCGAGTGA